The Salminus brasiliensis chromosome 8, fSalBra1.hap2, whole genome shotgun sequence genome has a window encoding:
- the LOC140560537 gene encoding cell surface glycoprotein CD200 receptor 1-B-like isoform X2, which yields MENKQMLRAVFILAVCFTIHLASGSRNESIEVGTTVTLLCTNVKIAWSEMIYVIWKINSHKNCWISVAANDTSFNTCEDEKKMYISTAGDYSLIIPDFSIKDEGNYTCDVSYRAGGYVETIHVSAWARPSLTAWLEDKGGHTFAVCEAQSKPAASIYWKTQWNPSEPKTNSSKDASGLFTVTSHLQLPQNASRNNLTCVVSASPHKWKEIPFNTFKYKDSSYSVRLLFILLGVCATCSIVTLLTGLYIMRGKIKQLSVFREICCTSQIPAPAKEEKTPQPRDPEEVEPYASYVQRVNSIYNSSAELFNA from the exons GTTCCAGGAATGAGAGTATAGAAGTGGGCACAACGGTCACTTTACTCTGCACCAATGTAAAGATAGCATGGAGtgaaatgatttatgtaatctGGAAAATCAACTCACATAAAAACTGTTGGATCAGTGTGGCTGCAAATGACACATCCTTCAACACCTGTGAAGATGAAAAGAAGATGTATATAAGTACGGCTGGGGACTACAGCCTGATCATCCCTGATTTTTCCATCAAAGATGAAGGAAACTACACCTGTGATGTGTCTTACCGAGCAGGGGGCTACGTGGAAACAATTCATGTGTCTGCGTGGG CCCGGCCGAGCTTGACTGCCTGGCTGGAAGATAAAGGTGGTCACACCTTTGCCGTCTGTGAAGCTCAGAGCAAACCAGCAGCTTCCATTTACTGGAAAACACAGTGGAACCCCTCCGAACCCAAGACAAACTCATCAAAAGATGCCAGTGGACTTTTCACAGTGACCAGCCACTTACAGCTGCCTCAAAATGCATCTCGCAATAACCTGACCTGCGTGGTCTCCGCCAGCCCCCACAAATGGAAAGAGATTCCATTCAACACCTTCAAGTATAAGG ACTCAAGCTACTCTGTTAGATTGCTTTTTATTCTTCTGGGTGTCTGTGCGACATGCTCCATCGTGACTCTCCTGACTGGGCTCTACATCATGCGAGGAAAAATCAAGCAGTTAAG TGTTTTCAGAGAGATTTGCTGCACATCCCAAATCCCAGCACCCgcaaaagaggaaaaaacaccTCAG CCTCGCGATCCGGAAGAAGTGGAACCCTACGCCAGCTACGTGCAGAGAGTGAACTCCATCTACAACTCTTCTGCAGAACTCTTCAACGCCTGA
- the LOC140560537 gene encoding cell surface glycoprotein CD200 receptor 1-B-like isoform X1, protein MENKQMLRAVFILAVCFTIHLASGEDVKTTKDSNKTAPHNLEKLGGSRNESIEVGTTVTLLCTNVKIAWSEMIYVIWKINSHKNCWISVAANDTSFNTCEDEKKMYISTAGDYSLIIPDFSIKDEGNYTCDVSYRAGGYVETIHVSAWARPSLTAWLEDKGGHTFAVCEAQSKPAASIYWKTQWNPSEPKTNSSKDASGLFTVTSHLQLPQNASRNNLTCVVSASPHKWKEIPFNTFKYKDSSYSVRLLFILLGVCATCSIVTLLTGLYIMRGKIKQLSVFREICCTSQIPAPAKEEKTPQPRDPEEVEPYASYVQRVNSIYNSSAELFNA, encoded by the exons GAGAAGATGTCAAAACGACCAAGGATTCTAACAAAACAGCCCCACACAACTTGGAAAAGCTTGGAG GTTCCAGGAATGAGAGTATAGAAGTGGGCACAACGGTCACTTTACTCTGCACCAATGTAAAGATAGCATGGAGtgaaatgatttatgtaatctGGAAAATCAACTCACATAAAAACTGTTGGATCAGTGTGGCTGCAAATGACACATCCTTCAACACCTGTGAAGATGAAAAGAAGATGTATATAAGTACGGCTGGGGACTACAGCCTGATCATCCCTGATTTTTCCATCAAAGATGAAGGAAACTACACCTGTGATGTGTCTTACCGAGCAGGGGGCTACGTGGAAACAATTCATGTGTCTGCGTGGG CCCGGCCGAGCTTGACTGCCTGGCTGGAAGATAAAGGTGGTCACACCTTTGCCGTCTGTGAAGCTCAGAGCAAACCAGCAGCTTCCATTTACTGGAAAACACAGTGGAACCCCTCCGAACCCAAGACAAACTCATCAAAAGATGCCAGTGGACTTTTCACAGTGACCAGCCACTTACAGCTGCCTCAAAATGCATCTCGCAATAACCTGACCTGCGTGGTCTCCGCCAGCCCCCACAAATGGAAAGAGATTCCATTCAACACCTTCAAGTATAAGG ACTCAAGCTACTCTGTTAGATTGCTTTTTATTCTTCTGGGTGTCTGTGCGACATGCTCCATCGTGACTCTCCTGACTGGGCTCTACATCATGCGAGGAAAAATCAAGCAGTTAAG TGTTTTCAGAGAGATTTGCTGCACATCCCAAATCCCAGCACCCgcaaaagaggaaaaaacaccTCAG CCTCGCGATCCGGAAGAAGTGGAACCCTACGCCAGCTACGTGCAGAGAGTGAACTCCATCTACAACTCTTCTGCAGAACTCTTCAACGCCTGA